A region from the Lysobacter antibioticus genome encodes:
- a CDS encoding S1 family peptidase yields MSIVRDWLDRTGASVVVSTLLCGVAFAAGASEMKVNPAMLSAAQRDLGLSATQATRWLQLQGDAPAKAALAQQRLGARYAGSWIERGADDEVRLIVASSDPRAQLALEGVQLRKVRYSLVELEAAKARLDRSARARVSGISRPLDGVHAWHVDPASNSVLISVAPERMERAIDFAAASGAASGLLRFTAMEGAPQATAAVYTGRAYQKNGAPSCSVGFSVRQGATKGFVTAGHCGTVGESIWLDGAPAGYIAASEYPVADRAWVALGAQHDVLPWVSNYAGAYFYVRGSNEAHYSAIVCRSGWKTGYQCGYVIAKNVSVNVAGGGMVYGLTQTNACAGFGDSGGGWIDVYEHAQGVTSAANILPGAEHNCGQFMAATWFQPVNPILEQYGLSLVTL; encoded by the coding sequence ATGTCGATCGTTCGAGACTGGCTGGACCGGACCGGTGCCAGCGTTGTTGTTTCGACCTTGCTCTGCGGCGTCGCGTTCGCTGCCGGAGCATCGGAGATGAAGGTCAATCCGGCGATGCTGAGCGCCGCTCAGCGCGATCTGGGGCTGTCCGCGACGCAGGCCACCCGCTGGCTGCAACTTCAAGGCGATGCGCCGGCGAAGGCGGCGCTTGCGCAGCAGCGCCTGGGCGCGCGTTACGCAGGCAGTTGGATCGAGCGAGGGGCGGACGATGAGGTGCGCTTGATCGTCGCCTCGTCCGATCCGCGCGCCCAGCTCGCGCTTGAGGGCGTGCAACTGCGCAAGGTGCGTTACAGCCTGGTCGAGCTGGAAGCGGCGAAAGCGCGGCTGGATCGCAGTGCGCGGGCGCGGGTGTCCGGCATCAGCCGGCCGCTCGACGGCGTGCATGCCTGGCATGTCGATCCGGCCAGTAACTCGGTGCTGATCAGCGTGGCGCCGGAGCGGATGGAGCGTGCGATCGATTTCGCCGCAGCCAGCGGCGCCGCCAGCGGTCTGCTGCGTTTCACGGCCATGGAAGGCGCGCCGCAAGCGACTGCGGCGGTCTACACCGGCCGCGCCTACCAGAAGAACGGCGCGCCTTCCTGTTCGGTCGGTTTTTCGGTGCGACAAGGCGCGACCAAGGGCTTCGTCACCGCTGGCCATTGCGGCACGGTCGGCGAATCGATCTGGCTCGATGGCGCGCCTGCCGGTTACATCGCGGCGTCGGAGTATCCGGTGGCCGACCGGGCCTGGGTGGCCCTTGGCGCTCAGCACGACGTGTTGCCGTGGGTAAGCAACTACGCTGGCGCGTATTTCTACGTGCGCGGCAGTAACGAGGCCCACTACAGCGCGATCGTCTGCCGCTCGGGTTGGAAGACCGGTTATCAGTGCGGCTACGTCATCGCCAAGAACGTCAGCGTGAACGTCGCGGGCGGCGGCATGGTCTATGGCCTGACCCAGACCAATGCCTGCGCCGGTTTCGGCGACTCCGGCGGCGGTTGGATCGATGTGTACGAACACGCGCAGGGCGTGACCTCCGCAGCCAACATCCTTCCCGGCGCGGAGCACAATTGCGGCCAGTTCATGGCGGCGACCTGGTTCCAGCCGGTGAATCCGATTCTCGAGCAGTACGGGCTCAGCCTGGTCACGCTGTAA
- a CDS encoding iron-containing redox enzyme family protein → MKTVSPPQPCSNKVVDIDQFWKLADDLQNTTVEQAKDMFSFVETASPERLFSLLAQYRYFTVYYITDIALLIARLRPGRMRSFLADILLDELGEGDHTQAHPELYDDFLSSLGIAHPPLDSMALAGNIALLDKARSNLMDPAYSTAYGIGLRGMGGECVCQIYLARLYQHLLRNPYIQQRKDTIAWKFWELHVGEHDIAHRESLRKLISEEIASMDSGSVEALQDGFCDSMTAWTSFWQNIQDAATRPGGDDAAERAAVGEIVLKPAGDHGGGAIRQFHLAIGVHDLEQARQFYCDVLGAKQGRSTRNLIDLDFYGHHLVIHQTPGGSEGADASFGSAFYGETVRVPHFGVNLDWKDWSSLADRIKSRGHAFIDPPHVRMRDLPGEHATMFLSDPSGNSLEFKAFRNHDEVFSVIFSNSTRDIFGLDALVEKAATA, encoded by the coding sequence ATGAAGACTGTTTCGCCACCGCAGCCGTGCTCCAACAAAGTCGTCGACATCGACCAGTTCTGGAAACTCGCCGACGATCTGCAGAATACGACCGTCGAACAAGCTAAGGACATGTTCTCCTTCGTCGAAACCGCCAGCCCGGAGCGCCTGTTCTCGTTGCTGGCGCAGTACCGTTACTTCACCGTCTATTACATCACCGATATCGCGCTGTTGATCGCCAGACTGCGGCCCGGGCGGATGCGCAGTTTCCTTGCCGACATTCTCCTCGACGAGTTGGGCGAAGGCGACCACACCCAAGCGCATCCAGAGTTGTACGACGACTTCCTGAGCAGCCTCGGGATCGCCCACCCGCCGCTGGACAGCATGGCGCTGGCCGGCAACATCGCATTGTTGGACAAGGCCCGTTCCAACCTGATGGACCCCGCCTACAGCACGGCCTACGGCATCGGCTTGCGCGGCATGGGCGGCGAGTGCGTATGCCAGATCTATCTCGCCCGCCTATACCAGCATTTGCTGCGCAATCCCTACATCCAACAGCGCAAGGACACGATCGCCTGGAAGTTCTGGGAGCTGCACGTCGGCGAACACGACATCGCCCATCGCGAGAGCCTGCGCAAGCTCATCAGCGAGGAGATCGCGTCCATGGACAGCGGCAGCGTCGAGGCGCTGCAGGACGGTTTCTGCGACAGCATGACCGCCTGGACCTCGTTCTGGCAGAACATCCAGGACGCAGCGACGAGGCCCGGCGGCGATGACGCCGCCGAACGCGCCGCGGTCGGCGAAATCGTCTTGAAGCCGGCCGGCGACCACGGCGGCGGGGCCATCCGTCAGTTCCATCTGGCCATCGGCGTGCACGACCTGGAACAAGCCCGCCAGTTCTATTGCGATGTGCTCGGCGCGAAACAGGGCCGGTCGACCAGGAACCTGATCGACCTCGACTTCTACGGGCATCATCTGGTCATTCACCAGACACCCGGCGGCAGCGAGGGCGCCGACGCCTCGTTCGGGTCTGCGTTCTACGGCGAGACCGTGCGGGTACCGCACTTCGGCGTGAACCTCGACTGGAAGGACTGGAGTTCGTTGGCCGACCGCATCAAGTCGCGGGGGCATGCCTTCATCGATCCGCCGCACGTACGCATGCGCGACCTGCCCGGCGAGCACGCGACCATGTTCCTGAGCGACCCGAGCGGCAACTCGCTCGAGTTCAAGGCCTTCCGCAACCATGACGAGGTGTTCTCGGTGATCTTCTCCAACAGCACCCGCGACATCTTCGGCCTGGATGCGCTGGTGGAAAAAGCGGCCACCGCCTGA
- a CDS encoding aspartate aminotransferase family protein, whose protein sequence is MTDTPIQSEQTAVTAAASAAYRNDRAHVVHSWSAQASLDPVVVAGGSGSRFWDESGRTWLDFSSQLVNVNLGHQHPKLVAAIQAQAERLCTLAPYHANEATAEAARLIAQAAPGDLDKVFFTSGGAEAVENAVRVARHHTGRVKVLSAYRSYHGATAGAISLTGDPRRWGAEPGMPGTVKFWGPYAYRSAFHSDSEAQECERALAHLADVLMVEGPHTVAAIVLESVVGGNGVLVPPDGYLRGVRELCDRHGIVMVADEVMVGFGRCGEWFAIDRWGVVPDLITFAKGVNCGYVPLGGVIISERIAQTFAHRVFPGGLTYSGHPLACAAAVACLNVYREEGLIERVRRLGEELVRPALEQLKSRHPSIGEVRGLGMFWALELVRDSASREPLVPYNATGADNRPMAEFAAACKDRGLWPFVHFNRVHIAPPLNISQADLRTGLDIIDEALNVADRYLVQ, encoded by the coding sequence ATGACCGATACCCCGATCCAGAGCGAACAGACGGCGGTTACCGCAGCGGCGTCCGCGGCCTACCGGAACGACCGCGCCCATGTCGTGCATTCGTGGTCGGCGCAAGCCTCCCTGGACCCGGTGGTGGTCGCCGGCGGCAGTGGTTCGCGCTTCTGGGACGAGAGCGGCCGGACCTGGCTGGATTTCTCCAGCCAGTTGGTCAACGTCAATCTCGGCCATCAGCACCCCAAGCTGGTCGCCGCGATCCAGGCGCAGGCCGAGCGCCTGTGCACGCTCGCCCCCTATCATGCGAACGAAGCCACGGCCGAAGCGGCGCGGTTGATCGCGCAAGCGGCGCCCGGCGATCTCGACAAGGTGTTCTTCACCAGCGGTGGCGCCGAAGCGGTGGAGAACGCGGTGCGCGTCGCCCGGCATCACACCGGCCGCGTCAAGGTCCTGTCGGCGTATCGTAGCTATCACGGCGCGACCGCCGGGGCGATATCGCTGACCGGCGATCCGCGCCGATGGGGCGCCGAACCCGGCATGCCCGGGACGGTCAAGTTCTGGGGGCCGTACGCGTATCGCTCGGCCTTCCATTCCGACTCCGAGGCGCAGGAATGCGAACGGGCGCTGGCGCACCTGGCCGATGTACTCATGGTCGAGGGTCCGCATACCGTGGCGGCCATCGTGTTGGAGTCGGTGGTCGGCGGCAACGGCGTCCTGGTTCCGCCGGACGGTTACCTGCGCGGCGTGCGCGAGCTGTGCGACCGGCACGGCATCGTCATGGTGGCCGACGAAGTCATGGTGGGATTCGGGCGCTGCGGCGAGTGGTTCGCGATCGATCGCTGGGGCGTGGTCCCGGACCTGATCACGTTCGCCAAGGGCGTCAACTGCGGTTATGTCCCCCTCGGCGGAGTGATCATCAGCGAGCGCATCGCCCAGACCTTCGCTCACCGCGTCTTCCCGGGAGGCCTGACCTATTCGGGCCATCCCTTGGCCTGCGCGGCCGCCGTCGCCTGCCTGAACGTGTATCGGGAAGAAGGCCTCATCGAGCGCGTTCGCCGCCTCGGCGAGGAGCTGGTGCGGCCCGCGTTGGAACAACTCAAGAGCCGGCATCCGTCGATCGGCGAGGTGCGGGGTCTCGGCATGTTCTGGGCCTTAGAACTGGTACGCGATTCGGCCAGCCGCGAACCGCTGGTTCCGTACAACGCGACCGGCGCCGACAACCGGCCCATGGCCGAGTTCGCGGCGGCGTGCAAGGACAGGGGGTTGTGGCCGTTTGTCCATTTCAACCGGGTCCACATCGCTCCGCCGCTCAACATCAGCCAAGCCGATCTGCGGACTGGGTTGGACATCATCGACGAGGCCTTGAACGTCGCCGACCGTTATCTGGTCCAGTAG